A genomic segment from Labilithrix sp. encodes:
- a CDS encoding ExbD/TolR family protein: protein MGMGGGGGGGGRGRKRIGGMNDINVTPLIDVMLVLLVIFMVTAPLLQTGVQVDLPKVKSAPMQTDDSKLLVIVTADEHVYLGKDEITQAIDDRLKTNARLQEEKELYVQADENVKYGVVLRVMAAARAAGVEKLGMITDPMVVK, encoded by the coding sequence ATGGGCATGGGCGGCGGCGGTGGGGGCGGCGGGCGAGGTCGCAAGCGCATCGGCGGGATGAACGACATCAACGTGACGCCGCTCATCGACGTCATGCTCGTCCTCCTCGTCATCTTCATGGTCACCGCGCCGCTCTTGCAGACCGGCGTGCAGGTCGACCTCCCGAAGGTGAAGAGCGCCCCGATGCAGACGGACGACTCGAAGCTCCTCGTCATCGTCACCGCGGACGAGCACGTCTACCTCGGCAAGGATGAGATTACGCAAGCGATCGACGATCGCCTCAAGACGAACGCGCGCCTCCAAGAAGAGAAGGAGCTCTACGTCCAAGCCGACGAGAACGTGAAGTACGGCGTCGTGTTGCGCGTGATGGCGGCCGCTCGCGCCGCCGGCGTCGAGAAGCTCGGCATGATCACCGACCCGATGGTGGTTAAGTAG
- a CDS encoding PD40 domain-containing protein, with translation MHDTLKRFAFPFVALGAGAILTLAMPAVAQQPAGSAAPATSALPQATNTGDVTTVVVQGGSRSLFKIAVTPPLGDSAIAQQVVDTATRDFTLSSMFQVLDPKSFTANLSQEGASIEPSSWRNIGAEGVVKGNLSPRGNNLHVELRLYVVSRGSDAVLKKEYDVASNSVRSAVHQFDNEVVKYFTGTAGSFGGRLVFSATTGRGQKGIFSVESDGQGLGRLQAVSNVALAPAAGPGGIYYAGGLPDGTYSLFKVGNPAAVLKHAGLVFGVAFGGGKMALVISQNGASDIYTGAPDGTGLTKVTNGGLNTHPAFGPGGQLAYVSNQGGNPQIFIDGKRVSFRGTYNMAPVFCNDPEGQKILFMGRDGATWDIFSADVGGGNMKRLTQNQGSNTYPACSPDGRMVAFFSTRGGLYLSNPLGQNQQKIASVTGESLRWEGN, from the coding sequence ATGCATGACACGCTAAAGCGCTTTGCCTTTCCTTTCGTCGCGCTCGGCGCCGGCGCCATCCTCACCCTCGCGATGCCCGCCGTCGCGCAGCAGCCCGCCGGCTCGGCCGCGCCTGCCACGAGCGCGCTGCCGCAGGCGACGAACACGGGCGACGTCACGACCGTCGTCGTCCAGGGCGGCTCGCGCTCGCTCTTCAAGATCGCGGTCACGCCGCCGCTCGGCGACAGCGCCATCGCGCAGCAGGTCGTCGACACCGCGACGCGCGACTTCACGCTCTCGAGCATGTTCCAGGTGCTCGATCCGAAGAGCTTCACCGCGAACCTCTCGCAGGAGGGCGCGTCGATCGAGCCGTCCTCGTGGCGCAACATCGGCGCCGAGGGCGTCGTGAAGGGCAACCTCTCGCCGCGCGGGAACAACCTCCACGTCGAGCTCCGCCTCTACGTCGTGTCGCGCGGCTCCGATGCCGTGCTCAAGAAGGAGTACGACGTCGCGTCCAACTCCGTGCGCTCGGCGGTGCACCAGTTCGACAACGAGGTCGTGAAGTACTTCACCGGCACGGCCGGCAGCTTCGGCGGCCGCCTCGTGTTCAGCGCCACGACCGGCCGCGGGCAGAAGGGCATCTTCTCGGTCGAGAGCGACGGGCAGGGCCTCGGCCGCCTCCAGGCCGTGTCGAACGTCGCGCTCGCGCCGGCGGCGGGCCCGGGCGGCATCTACTACGCGGGCGGCCTGCCCGACGGCACCTACTCGCTCTTCAAGGTCGGCAACCCGGCCGCGGTGCTGAAGCACGCTGGCCTCGTGTTCGGCGTCGCGTTCGGCGGCGGAAAGATGGCGCTCGTCATCTCGCAGAACGGCGCGAGCGACATCTACACCGGCGCGCCCGACGGCACCGGCCTCACCAAGGTCACGAACGGCGGCCTCAACACCCACCCCGCGTTCGGCCCCGGCGGCCAGCTCGCGTACGTGTCGAACCAGGGCGGCAACCCGCAGATCTTCATCGACGGCAAGCGCGTGAGCTTCCGCGGCACCTACAACATGGCGCCTGTATTCTGCAACGATCCCGAGGGCCAGAAGATCCTCTTCATGGGTCGCGACGGCGCGACGTGGGACATCTTCAGCGCCGACGTCGGCGGCGGGAACATGAAGCGCCTCACGCAGAACCAGGGCTCGAACACGTACCCCGCGTGCTCGCCCGACGGCCGCATGGTCGCGTTCTTCTCCACGCGCGGCGGCCTCTATCTCTCGAACCCGCTCGGCCAGAACCAGCAGAAGATCGCGAGCGTGACGGGCGAGAGCCTGCGCTGGGAAGGGAACTGA
- a CDS encoding serine/threonine protein kinase: MSAALRHAKDPDIVGRFRIRRRLGAGAMGVVLVGRDETLDRDVAVKLVRPGRRSAASAEKARARLLREAQAMAKVAHPNVVAVYEAGTHGDDVYIAMELVDGVGLDAWLRAEPRAVRDVLERFVDAGRGLAAAHAMGIVHRDFKPANVLVGNDGRTRVGDFGLARAAGDAETSGDVEAPGAESGSSPNLLSAELTGQGALVGTPAYMSLEHFKGKATAESDQWSFAVALYRAIYGVPPYEGDGIVALYEAIMKGPAPAPPPKPDVPPRVAAAILRALSIEAADRWPSMEALVAEIEAELRVDPDRDPARSRRQRRAIAIAISLFGVVSGGVAAYRTSLGRTMGFEYVLVQSALAFGAMSAATIVFRRTVLRDAHGRRLVALFFIVIGAQLLHRALAFVAGDTSLATVLRGDAVFVAAITLFAGIVLERWIAFGAVMMAAFVVVSFVLPSFVVAAFGAAIIGFLALGVWFWREPQPPLLRRSGLDRSSSRSR, encoded by the coding sequence GTGAGCGCCGCGCTGCGTCACGCGAAGGATCCCGACATCGTGGGGCGGTTCCGCATCCGGCGGCGGCTCGGCGCGGGCGCGATGGGCGTCGTGCTCGTCGGCCGCGACGAGACGCTCGACCGCGACGTCGCGGTGAAGCTCGTTCGCCCCGGCCGCCGGAGCGCGGCGTCGGCGGAGAAAGCCCGCGCCCGCCTCCTCCGCGAGGCGCAGGCGATGGCGAAGGTCGCGCACCCCAACGTCGTCGCGGTCTACGAGGCCGGCACCCACGGCGACGACGTCTACATCGCGATGGAGCTCGTCGACGGCGTCGGCCTCGACGCGTGGCTCCGCGCCGAGCCGCGCGCCGTCCGCGACGTGCTCGAGCGCTTCGTCGACGCCGGTCGAGGGCTCGCCGCCGCGCACGCGATGGGGATCGTCCATCGCGACTTCAAGCCCGCGAACGTCCTCGTCGGCAACGACGGCCGCACCCGCGTCGGCGACTTCGGCCTCGCGCGCGCGGCCGGCGACGCCGAGACGTCGGGCGACGTGGAGGCGCCGGGAGCGGAGAGCGGCTCGTCGCCGAACCTGCTCTCCGCCGAGCTCACCGGCCAGGGCGCGCTCGTCGGGACGCCGGCGTACATGTCCCTCGAGCACTTCAAGGGCAAGGCGACGGCGGAGAGCGATCAGTGGAGCTTCGCCGTCGCGCTCTACCGCGCGATCTACGGCGTGCCGCCTTACGAAGGCGACGGGATCGTCGCGCTCTACGAGGCGATCATGAAAGGGCCCGCGCCCGCGCCGCCGCCGAAGCCCGACGTGCCGCCGCGCGTCGCCGCCGCGATCCTGCGCGCGCTCTCGATCGAGGCCGCGGATCGCTGGCCGTCGATGGAGGCCCTCGTCGCCGAGATCGAGGCGGAGCTGCGCGTCGATCCCGATCGTGATCCCGCTCGATCGCGGCGCCAACGACGCGCGATCGCGATCGCGATCAGCCTCTTCGGCGTCGTGAGCGGCGGCGTCGCCGCGTACCGCACGAGCCTCGGGCGCACGATGGGCTTCGAGTACGTCCTCGTGCAGTCCGCCCTCGCGTTCGGCGCGATGAGCGCGGCGACGATCGTCTTCCGGCGCACGGTCCTCCGCGACGCGCACGGCCGCCGTCTCGTCGCGCTGTTCTTCATCGTCATCGGCGCGCAGCTGCTCCATCGCGCGCTCGCCTTCGTCGCCGGCGACACCTCGCTCGCGACCGTGCTCCGCGGCGACGCCGTCTTCGTCGCCGCGATCACCCTCTTCGCCGGGATCGTCCTCGAGCGCTGGATCGCGTTCGGCGCGGTGATGATGGCGGCGTTCGTCGTCGTGTCGTTCGTGCTCCCGAGCTTCGTCGTCGCCGCCTTCGGCGCCGCGATCATCGGCTTCCTCGCGCTCGGCGTGTGGTTCTGGCGCGAGCCGCAGCCTCCGCTCCTGCGACGGAGCGGCCTCGATCGCTCGAGCTCGCGGAGCCGCTGA
- a CDS encoding calcium-binding protein → MRHLVIVLAASLVACAGEIEPDEVTGDEAATVKEVEVDEEPEPAKSTSANRPAPSKPSKPSKSSKPSAEADETSPDWSTGSSTPLVLSFDDAPVTFRADASGSFDLTRNGMSHGSDWPSAATPWLALDRDGNGAIDDGGELFGSATRLASGAFAKNGFDALRDLDDNHDGVFDANDAAFAKVVVWTDRNADRVSTPNELTTLAEAGVRSIDLHDRREVRCDARMNCEGERSRFTRTDGRGGAVIDVYLPTR, encoded by the coding sequence ATGCGCCACCTCGTCATCGTGCTCGCCGCTTCCCTCGTCGCCTGCGCCGGAGAGATCGAGCCGGACGAGGTGACCGGCGACGAGGCCGCGACGGTGAAGGAGGTCGAGGTGGACGAGGAGCCGGAGCCGGCGAAGTCGACGTCCGCGAACCGGCCGGCGCCCTCGAAGCCGTCGAAGCCGTCAAAGTCGTCGAAGCCGTCGGCGGAGGCCGATGAGACGTCGCCGGACTGGAGCACCGGCAGCAGCACGCCGCTCGTCCTCTCGTTCGACGACGCGCCGGTGACCTTCCGCGCCGACGCGAGCGGCTCGTTCGATCTCACGCGCAACGGCATGTCGCACGGCAGCGACTGGCCCTCCGCCGCGACGCCGTGGCTCGCGCTCGATCGCGACGGCAACGGCGCGATCGACGACGGCGGCGAGCTCTTCGGCTCCGCCACCCGCCTCGCGAGCGGCGCGTTCGCAAAGAACGGCTTCGACGCCTTGCGCGATCTCGACGACAACCACGACGGGGTCTTCGACGCGAACGACGCCGCCTTCGCGAAGGTCGTCGTGTGGACCGACCGCAACGCCGACCGCGTCAGCACGCCGAACGAGCTCACCACCCTCGCCGAGGCGGGCGTCCGCTCGATCGACCTCCACGATCGCCGCGAGGTCCGCTGCGACGCGCGTATGAACTGCGAGGGCGAGCGCAGCCGCTTCACGCGCACCGACGGCCGCGGGGGCGCCGTGATCGACGTCTACCTCCCGACCCGCTAG
- the accC gene encoding acetyl-CoA carboxylase biotin carboxylase subunit, with protein MPPRPAAPPFKKILIANRGEIALRVIRACRELGIGTVAVHSEADTRALHVRFADEAVCIGPSPALRSYLHIPAIMAAAEITGADAIHPGYGFLSENAEFARLCGKCGVTFIGPSPEAMRAWGDKVAARNNAKKYGLPLLPGSEVLKDADHAVAEARRIGFPIILKASGGGGGRGMRIVRKEEDVAANFTQATREAEAGFKNPDVFMEKFIERPKHIEFQVLADNHGGVWTLGERECSLQRRHQKVIEEAPSPAMTPELRGEIGEIIRKAVRETGYRSLGTLEFIMDEDRKLYFLEMNTRVQVEHPVTEMVTGLDLVALQIRVASGEKIELPDTRLWNFRGHAIECRINAEDPKTFAPWPGLITEYFPPGGAGVRVDSGVYGGWTVPQHYDSLLAKVITHASTRAEAIVRMRRALDEFIVGGIRTNIALHKRLLADDEVALGTMTTRTVERIIAS; from the coding sequence ATGCCGCCGCGCCCCGCGGCGCCGCCGTTCAAGAAGATCCTCATCGCGAACCGCGGCGAGATCGCGCTCCGCGTGATCCGCGCCTGCCGCGAGCTCGGGATCGGCACCGTCGCGGTGCACTCCGAGGCCGACACGCGCGCGCTCCACGTGCGCTTCGCCGACGAGGCGGTGTGCATCGGCCCCTCGCCCGCGCTCCGCAGTTACTTGCATATTCCAGCCATCATGGCGGCGGCCGAGATCACCGGCGCCGACGCGATTCACCCCGGCTACGGCTTCCTCTCCGAGAACGCCGAGTTCGCGCGCCTCTGCGGCAAGTGCGGGGTCACGTTCATCGGTCCGTCGCCGGAGGCGATGCGGGCGTGGGGCGACAAGGTCGCGGCCCGCAACAACGCGAAGAAGTACGGGCTTCCGCTCCTGCCGGGGAGCGAGGTGCTCAAGGACGCCGACCACGCCGTCGCGGAGGCGCGCCGGATCGGCTTCCCGATCATCCTCAAGGCGTCCGGCGGCGGCGGTGGGCGCGGCATGCGCATCGTCCGCAAGGAAGAGGACGTCGCCGCGAATTTCACGCAGGCCACGCGCGAGGCGGAGGCCGGCTTCAAGAACCCCGACGTCTTCATGGAGAAGTTCATCGAGCGGCCGAAGCACATCGAGTTCCAGGTCCTCGCCGACAACCACGGCGGGGTGTGGACGCTCGGCGAGCGCGAGTGCTCGCTCCAGCGGCGGCACCAGAAGGTGATCGAGGAGGCCCCCTCCCCCGCGATGACGCCCGAGCTCCGCGGGGAGATCGGCGAGATCATCCGGAAGGCGGTGCGCGAGACGGGCTACCGCTCGCTCGGGACGCTCGAGTTCATCATGGACGAGGACCGGAAGCTCTACTTCCTCGAGATGAACACGCGCGTGCAGGTCGAGCACCCCGTCACCGAGATGGTGACCGGCCTCGACCTCGTCGCGCTCCAGATCCGCGTCGCCTCCGGCGAGAAGATCGAGCTGCCCGACACGCGGCTCTGGAACTTCCGCGGTCACGCGATCGAGTGCCGGATCAACGCGGAGGACCCGAAGACCTTCGCGCCGTGGCCGGGCCTCATCACCGAGTACTTCCCGCCCGGCGGCGCGGGGGTGCGCGTCGACTCGGGCGTGTACGGCGGCTGGACGGTGCCGCAGCACTACGACTCGCTCCTCGCGAAGGTCATCACCCACGCTTCGACGCGCGCGGAGGCGATCGTGCGCATGCGCCGCGCGCTCGACGAGTTCATCGTCGGCGGCATCCGCACGAACATCGCGCTCCACAAGCGCCTCCTCGCCGACGACGAGGTCGCCCTCGGCACGATGACCACGCGCACCGTCGAGCGCATCATCGCGAGCTGA
- the accB gene encoding acetyl-CoA carboxylase biotin carboxyl carrier protein, with product MTVDIDKLKALLAVLAEENVSEFEHEAEGVRVRVVRGATGQLVPQMMMAPPMSSMAPMSAPTPTSPATAVETATPADSIDVTSPFVGTFYRSPSPDAPAFCDVGSVVRPGQTLCIIEAMKLMNEIEAELSGTIVEIYAQNGKAVEFGQKLFRIKKA from the coding sequence ATGACAGTCGACATCGACAAGCTCAAAGCCCTCCTCGCCGTCCTCGCGGAGGAGAACGTCAGCGAGTTCGAGCACGAGGCGGAGGGGGTCCGCGTCCGCGTCGTCCGCGGCGCCACGGGCCAGCTCGTGCCGCAGATGATGATGGCGCCGCCCATGTCCTCGATGGCGCCGATGAGCGCGCCGACGCCGACGAGCCCCGCCACCGCCGTCGAGACGGCGACGCCCGCCGACTCGATCGACGTGACGAGCCCGTTCGTCGGCACGTTCTACCGCTCGCCGAGCCCGGACGCGCCGGCCTTCTGCGACGTCGGCTCCGTCGTCCGCCCGGGGCAGACGCTCTGCATCATCGAGGCGATGAAGCTGATGAACGAGATCGAGGCGGAGCTCTCCGGCACGATCGTCGAGATCTACGCGCAGAACGGGAAGGCCGTCGAGTTCGGCCAGAAGCTCTTCCGCATCAAGAAGGCCTGA
- a CDS encoding 3-dehydroquinate dehydratase translates to MRILVLSGPNLQLLGTREPGIYGTETLAEIHGRVEARAKDLGAEAVCRQSNHEGVLCDWIGETPGHFDGLLLNAAAYTHTSLALFDALKATAIPCVEVHISNPEARESYRHASKIAPACVAKVSGFGAESYVLALEGLVRWLTTRRSTAK, encoded by the coding sequence ATGCGCATCCTGGTCCTCTCCGGACCGAACCTGCAGCTCCTCGGCACGCGCGAGCCGGGCATCTACGGCACCGAGACGCTCGCGGAGATCCACGGGCGCGTCGAGGCGCGCGCGAAGGACCTCGGGGCGGAGGCGGTCTGCCGCCAGTCGAACCACGAAGGTGTGCTCTGCGATTGGATCGGCGAGACGCCGGGCCATTTCGACGGCTTGCTCCTCAACGCCGCCGCGTACACGCACACGTCGCTCGCGCTGTTCGACGCCCTCAAGGCGACCGCGATCCCGTGCGTCGAGGTCCACATCTCGAACCCGGAGGCGCGGGAGAGCTACCGCCACGCCTCGAAGATCGCCCCCGCGTGCGTGGCGAAGGTGAGCGGCTTCGGCGCCGAGAGCTACGTCCTCGCGCTCGAGGGCCTGGTGCGTTGGCTGACGACGCGCCGCAGCACGGCGAAATAG